A part of Perognathus longimembris pacificus isolate PPM17 chromosome 18, ASM2315922v1, whole genome shotgun sequence genomic DNA contains:
- the Bambi gene encoding BMP and activin membrane-bound inhibitor homolog: MDRHSSYIFIWLQLELCAMAVLLTRGEIRCYCDAAHCVATGYMCKSELSACFSRLLDPQNTHSPLTHGCLDSLASTADICQARLAHNHSGSAMPTLECCHEDMCNYRGLVLAPPKGEASGQGNRYQHDRSRNLITKVQELTSSKELWFRAAVIAVPIAGGLILVLLIMLALRMLRSENKRLQDQRQQMLSRLHYSFHGHHSKKGQVAKLDLECMVPVNGQENCCLTCDKMRQTELGQDKLLSLVHWGMYSGHGKLEFV; encoded by the exons ATGGATCGCCACTCCAGCTACATCTTCATCTGGCTGCAGCTGGAGCTCTGCGCCATGGCCGTGCTGCTCACCAGAG gAGAAATCCGATGCTATTGCGATGCTGCCCACTGCGTGGCCACTGGCTACATGTGTAAATCCGAGCTCAGCGCCTGCTTCTCCCGACTCCTGGATCCCCAGAACACCCACTCCCCCCTCACCCACGGCTGCTTGGATTCCCTCGCCAGCACCGCAGACATCTGCCAAGCCAGACTGGCCCACAACCACTCGGGCAGCGCCATGCCCACCTTGGAATGCTGTCACGAAGACATGTGCAATTACAGAGGCCTTGTGCTCGCTCCTCCCAAGGGTGAAGCCTCAG GACAAGGAAACAGATATCAGCATGATCGTAGCAGAAACCTGATCACGAAAGTGCAGGAACTGACTTCCTCTAAAGAACTCTGGTTCCGGGCAGCCGTGATAGCCGTTCCTATTGCCGGCGGGCTGATTCTAGTGTTGCTCATCATGCTGGCCCTGAGAATGCTCCGAAGCGAGAACAAGAGGCTACAGGACCAACGGCAGCAGATGCTCTCTCGTTTGCACTACAGCTTCCACGGACACCATTCCAAGAAGGGACAGGTTGCGAAGTTAGACTTGGAGTGCATGGTGCCAGTCAACGGACAGGAGAATTGCTGTCTGACCTGTGATAAAATGAGACAGACAGAGCTGGGTCAGGATAAGCTCCTTTCCTTGGTTCACTGGGGCATGTACAGTGGTCACGGCAAGCTGGAATTCGTATGA